The Candidatus Methanoperedens sp. region GTGCCAATACGCTTTGAGACTTCCTTTACTTTTTTTCCATTTTCCAGCAGCACTACGCCGATAGCCATCGGTCCCGGGTTACCCCTGCACGCCCCGTCAAAGAATAGAACGCATCCCATAAATTGTTCAACAATATTCTATAATAAATAGGAGATTTAGCTATGCGATATGCGCTAGATGACTACAAATTTGCTTTAGCCATATTTTTTCTTTAAATATTGCTTAATTTCAGGATCCCATTCGGCTTTTAAGGCGCTTTCTGTTAGATTATCTATAGTTATAGAATTTATCTTAATGCCACTTAATTTGGTCTTTTCATCAAAAGTGGCATACTTGAGATTTGCATTTCTGATATCCGCATTACTTAAGTCAGCACCCTCTAAATTAGCTGACATCAAGCCAGCATTATAAAGATCTGCATTCTCTAATTTTGCACTTTTTAAATTAGCCCTGAAAAGTATAGCATCCCTCAAGATTGCTCCCTGAAGTTGGGCATCTTGCAGATTTGCGTACCATAATTCAGCATTTCTTAAATCAGCATTAATTAATATAGCATCTTTTAAATTTGCATCACGAAGTTTTGCCCGTACTAGTTTAGCATCTGTCAGATTTCCATTACTTAGATTAGCTACAGTCAAATTAGCATTTCGCAGATTAGCTTTGCTTAAATCAGCCTTACTTAAGTCTGCGCCTCGCATATTCGCATCAGGTAGATCAATCCCTACTAAATAAGATTCATGTAAATCGATGCCTACTAATCCTTCTTTTATTTTAGCCTTTTCTTTTATAATATCCAAAGGTTTTTGCTCAAACTCTGCTAAATAATCAGCAAGGGAAACAAAACCTTTTATCTTTCCTTCTTCTATAACTATTAATCCAGGAAGCTCATACAGGTCTGAAATTATTTTACTGATTTCTTCATCAATCGATACGGTCTTAACTTTTTCAAAAATTTCTTTTTTTTCATCGTATGCCTGTTTGAGGGTGATATTCGGATCTAATAGCCTTAGCTTCCAGGAAGATACGACCCAAAAATTTCCTGTTTCATCATGTACCATTATTTTCTCGACACGTATATTTTTTGCTTCTTCTAAAGTTGCCTGAACTGAATCATTTAAATTAACTGAAACCAATTTTTCAGCCAGTATATCTCCTACTCGATTGTTCATATCTATAAATTCCTCTTTAATTCGCCCTTTAATTCCAACAATTTATTTTTGGTTTCTTCATCTACTGATTCAGCTATTATTTCATTCAATCCAGCAATTGCTTCGTTCATCTTGATTTCTAATCTAGCGTATTTTATAAAATTCTCCTCTAAGATTTTGTCTTTTTTGTTGAGTTTCTTCTTGCATTCTATAATCTCTTTTTCAGAAGAGATTTGCCCAGATTTTTCTATGGCGACCTTTTTGATTAATAAAGGAAATAATATCTTTAAATAGGGATTAATCATCTCGCCTCTTTCTTTTATTTCGTCCTCGATTTTTTTTATTTGCGCATCTCTTTCTTTCTCAAGCTCCCCTTTCTTTTCTTCCGTAACAGAAGATAAAGAAATCTGGATAGCCAACTTTCTCAACTTTGGAAATATATCGTCTTCTATATTTGTATAGGAGTTTTGTATTTTTGTTTTAAGCTGATCATTTTTAATGAGGAAGTCATCTGGACTTAGGTCTCCCTGTTCTTTCATCTGCATATTATCTTTTAAACTATGATTAGCCACTTTAATTTTATCAACATTATCACGGAATCTGCGGTAGAGCTCATTGAACTTCATGTAAATTGGCCTCAATGCCTCCAATTTTGTACTTTCTCTTTCAAGTAGATCCCTATTATCTAAAAAAAGTTTTTTTTCATCTTCCAAGATTTCTATTGTATAGTCTAAATTTTCAAGAATACTTGCCATAATTTCCCTTTAGTGAAAGTACATAAGCCACAATACTATTTAAGTATTTTTCTTGGACTTGATTGTCTTTGCACGCATCATCGAAGAATAATATTGATTCATAATATTAAACTAGTTATACCGGAATATCCCACAGGGGATACCAGCGCTCCACTTCCTTTTCTATGGGAAGTTCTTTTTCCATGATAGAGCGAAGCCTGAACTCGTACCCCGAGTCCCTCTGTTTTCCCTTCGGCACAAAGGGGTAAAACGTTGCATGTTTGAAGTTATATATCCAGTAAACATCGGATTCGCCCCTGAATTTAAAAACAGCACACAGCAGTTGCTCGCCGAATTCGTGCTCTGTCAGGGTCTCGCTCACCATGTACAGTGTGGATACAAGGTCTTCAAATTCCGGGTCATTCAGAACAATCCACATGTAGCCGTAGGAATCCTTTTTTATACTGTACTGGGTATTGGTTTCCTTGCAGCTCTGCTGGAGCAGTTCCCTGATTTCGATTTCGGCGCTCAAAAACCTTGAAGCTTCAAGGGGTTTAAAACAAATGCCTGAGCCTTCTGATTTCAGAGCAAGGTTGGTGCTCAGTGTGACATAAGCTGTCGACATGGCAAACAGTTTATCAGGTTTGGGTTTTGGAAGCCGGCTTTTGCCAAGCAGCGAGTCAAGGAGTCCCATTCAGAACTCCATCCTCCGCTCCATCTCGGAGAGTGCCCGAATGCGCGCCTCGATTGTTGGATGCGTGGAGAAAAGATTCATTATCGAACCCCCGGAAATTGCAGGGACGATAAAGAACGCATTCATGCCTTCCACTTCCCTTAAATCCTGAGACGGCACCTGCTCCATCACGCCGCTGATTGCCATAAGCGCGGAGGCAAGATGTGAAGGCTGACCAGTGATTATAGCAGAACCCCTGTCTGCGGCAAACTCGCGGTACCTTGAAAGTGCACGTATGAGCAGGAAGCTTATAATCCATACGATAATCGAGACCACGAATATAATTATAGCTGCGCCGGCGCCTCTATCGCGGTCGCGACCTCCTCCTCCTCCCCACATCCCGAAGAAAATCATATTGCGCACGAGTAAAGCTGCGATAGTGGATAGAAAGCTCGCTATGGTGATAACAAGCATATCGCGGTTCTTGACATGGCTTAGCTCATGCGCCAGCACTGCTTCTATCTCGGGCTGGCTCAATTTCTGTTTCAGCGAGGTTGTAACAGCCACGACTGCGCTGTTCTTGCTCCTGCCTGTTGCGAATGCATTGGGAATGTTGCTCTCCACGATAGCAACTTTTGGCTTCGGCAGGTCTGCTATTGCACAGAGCCTTGCTATTGTTTCATGAAGCCTGGGTTCTTCCTGCTCGGTGACTATTCGCCCGCCAGTGCTCCACAGGACAAACCTGTCTGAAAAGAAAAACTGGAGAAACAGCACGAATAACATAATTATTATCAATATGTATGTCAACCCTCCGCCGAAAGTTAATATGACAGCCAGGAAGAAAAGATACAAAGCCGCCAGCAAGAACATTGTTAATATCATGCGTGCCTGAAGTCCGTAATCACGGTACCATTGTTTCATTTTAACCTCCTCCTCATAATGTACTCGCTTATATTAAAAACTGGCGATGGTATCAGGATATTCCAGGTCAGCCGATATACGGCTGCACATCGTCTTTTTTGTTTGAGGTCAGGTTCACTGTTAATGTTATGAAACGCAGTGGAACGCTTCCCGTATTCAACAGAGAATGTGCGGATATGGCTGGGATATATACCACATCGCCACGCGAGATTTCTTTTTGCTCTTCGCCTATGGTCATGATACCGTATCCTGAGAGGACGTAATATATCTCTTCGAAATCGGGGTGGTAATGGGGCGCGATGCTCTGATCGGGCTCAAGGGATGTATCATAGACCGCTGCGATACGTTTTGCTATGCTTGCAAGGTCAAGACCGTTTTCTATCTGTTTTACGAACATGGAATATCTGAAGCAACCGATAGATGCAGATGAACACAGATTAAAGTTCTCCCTTTTTCTCTTTTACCTTCTGTACAAGTTCAAAAATCTCATCAGCTTTTTCCCCGGTAATGCCAAGAGTTACAGAGCCTTCTCCCCCGTTTATGCCCCCGGCGCCTATCGGGAAAACATCCTCAGCCCCAAGCAGCGTGAGCGCCGCCACCTCGGTAACAACCGTGCCGCACAGCGGCATCATCCCTACGGGAAGACCTGTTGCCTTGCTGCAGCGCTGGATTCCTATTTTTCTTGAAATCTCAACTACTGAATATGGTATGGATTTTTCAAGACCAACAGGAATAACAAGGTTTACTCCTTTTGCCATTATGGCTCCCAATATGCTTCCCGTGGTGCCGCCCTGCGGGTTTGCCATCATGACGCCTGCAACGCCACAGGGATCAAGGGCATTTGCCCCTTTTATGACCACATCCCCGGAACCCATTTCCTTTATGATGCCGTCGTCCTTCACCTGCTTCCCGTCGCGAAGCGCAATCGCGGGCAGGCGCGCCTCGATTGGAACGACCGTGGTTGTGCCGTCAATGTATCCTGCCCCGTATCTTGCGTGCTCTATCTTCTTTCCAGTAAGCTCCTCTGCCACATACGCATTGGTACTGCCGAGGGTTATCAGGATTATTCCCTTCTTCAGCGCCTGCTGGATGACAGGAAGCTTTTTTACTCCCATGGCAATAATTCGCTTCGATTCTGCCGGTGTTAATGTTATCTGGATTTGTTTCATAAGCTCACCACTGCTCCTTAGAAGAGAGTTTGTTTTTCAGAGTATAAATAGTTGGTTCTGTGGTCAGGATTCAGCCTGGAAGCGGGATAACGGATAACGTAGTTAAGCTTAATTAATCCTGAACCCTTCAAAATGTCTGTAAGAATTATGAAAGAAGAAAGAAAAATCAGATATAAGGAGAAAAACGATTATATCGTAAGCAGTTTGGAGGCTATTCCCGAAGAGCCCGAAACAGACCTTGAAATAAAGGGCATATTTTACAGCCTGCATACATCCATCGAAGCTGCAATGGATCTGGTGGCAATGCTTTTAAAAGACGGCGGGAAAAAAGTCGAAGATGATTATGCAAATATAGAAGCGCTGGAGGAATCCGGGATAATTACTTCCCAGCTTGCTCTGGGGCTGAAAAAATGCAATGGTTTGAGAAACTACCTTGTTCATAGATACAACAAAATGGATGATAAGATAGCATTGGGTTCAGTCGAAGAGGTCAGGAAAGTCCTCTATGATTTTATAGATGTTGTGGAGGAATTTTTAAAATGAACATGGGGGAAATCAAAAATGACCTGAAACTCTTGAAGGACTATGAGGTGATTCTTTTTGGCTCGTTTGTGTCCGGCGAATTCAGAGAGGGTTCGGATATAGATGTGGCAGTGATTACAAGAAGTAAAGATAATGATAGAAACCTTGAACTTTTAAAGAGCTTTATGGGAAAAGCCAGACCGATATATGATATAAGGATTTTCGAGCTTCTGCCGCTCAAGCTGAAGGCATCGGCGGTGGGCTGCTACTCGGTTCTTTATGGCGATGAGCTTGAGATTTCCGAGTATTTTTATGAATTTAGGAAGCAATGGGACGACCAGAAGCACAGGATTATGGGGGGGTATTTTGGAAGCTACAGGGAGAAGATTGCCGCGATGAAAGCTGGTCGTTGAGCTAACTTTTATTCATAACCTACTCCTACCAAGAAGCAAGAAAAAGAGGAGCTTGATAGAATATCTCACAGTCACAGAAATAATAGAAATTCATGACGATATTATAAGAAAATATGGTGGTACTGGAGGAATACGGGACGAGGGAACACTGCAATTATTGGTTTATAAAATGAATTGCGAAAAGAACGTTTTCAGGCGGGCAGCTTTAGCATTGCATATGATAGCAGTGAGTCATCCATTTTTTGATGGAAATAAGAGGACGGCATTTGCTTTGGCAGAAAACGAGCTTGGAGAGGCGGGCTATTATTTAAATGAAAAACCTGAAGAAATAGTCGCTTTAATGCAAAATATAGCAGAATATGAATGCTCTCTAAAAGCTGTGGAAAAATGGATCAAAGAAAAAGCCAAATCACATGTTGGCTAACATTTTGAAAGCTTTATCATGCCGGCGCATCGTTTCTTCTAAGAGCTTCCTTTTTTTAGGAGATAATCCCATTTCCCTTTCTGCAACTATTGCGGGCTCGATTATTTCCTGAGCTTCTTTTTTTGAATAGTTCGCCATTGTAAGTTTTAATTGAGTATCATTCTATTTAAGGCATTGTTGGGATGCACAACTCCTAACGTCTGTAGTCACCGACTCCGCACTGGAAGTTGCGGAGCATCCCTGCATGGATGCTCGATAGTTTGCGTTTCAGTCGGTTTACTTTATTTTCGTCTTTCTTATCAGGCGCAGGTATGCCATTCACCATTCACTAAACTTCCGACTTGCGCTTTAATATCCCAGATATACCTGCGATCCCGATAGGAACTAAAATCCATCCAGCTATTTTCAGTAATGTCCCAATTGTTGTAAAATTTATGCTCACCATGCCCAACTGCATATATTCTGAGGAAGGATTCCAGTCTGCACCCGAAGGGATTTCTACAGGGAGAAACAGGTTGAAACAAAACCAAAAAGCTTCAAAATAAGAATCTTGAGGCTGTATCATGGGTGGCGTTTTGATATCTGGTTTTAACACAACCGCACCCGGCTGATGGTAGATTATTGCTCCAACTATAAGAATGGGTACAATAAAATAGAGAAGTTTTTTGACCTTAACTCCATATCCAGTCAAGCAGAAAAGAATAGTGTCTTTTAGCCACCACCCCCACCCATTTATCTTTTCTAATTCTTTACGTTCTCTACGTCTCCCTTCGTAATAGACGTCGTCTGCAAGATCATCCTTTCCAGCCCTGCGGAATGTTTGTTCAAGCTGTGTAAAGGGTTGCCGATCGTATGGTCTGAGGTGATCCATCAGTGGTTTCCATATGGAGGTGGGCTGAATGCTATTGTATTCGCATCCACGCAAGTCAATTTTTACTTTTTGGTATATGCTTAGCTTACCATTTTCTCCAAAATCGATTTTTCCGAATAAAGCATCTTCAAAACTGATGTCATTGGCAAAAATTGTCCCCTTAAAATCAGCATCCGCCCCGATATGAGCACTATTGAAGTTGGCTTTTTCCTTGAACGTAGCTTCGGTGAAGACAGCTTCACCACTAATATTAATGTCTCCAAAATCACCATCATCCTCAAAAGTAGCTGATTTAAAGATGGCATGTCCCTCGATTTTGGCACTATTAAAGTTGGCCTTACCCTTATGGATGTTTAGCTTACCATCTTCGCTCCTCGCAATGAATTCATCGGTTCTACCGTCATCGATTGTCAGGATTGCTTTAGTTTTTTCGTCGTTAAGTCTTAGCAAAATAGAATTTTTTTCAGTAGATACCTTTATGGTCTTAGCGTCATCGATTTTTTTAATTTTTGCTGATTCTACCCAATCAATACCATAATTCTGTTTTAGAAAGTCTATGAGTCTTACGCTGTCGTTTCCTGGGATATTATCCCAGCTAAACATATATCCCTTGAACTTGGCTCCGGTGAACTCAGCATTACCGAGGATCCGGGCCTTCACAAAGTTAACATCGCCCTCAAAAGTAGCAGCGTTAAAGAAAGCAGCACCATCAATCTGGGCACTGTTGAAATTAGCCGATTCCCTAAACACGACGCCAGTGAATTGAGCGACACCACCAATCCTGGCGAATAGAAAGTCAGCCCTCCGCTCAAAGTTACACTTATAAAAGAAAGCATCCTTCTCGAACCGGGCCAATGCAAAGTCGGTATCACCAACAAAGATAGCTTGGTTAAATATAGCATGCCCTTCGATGTGGGCAATGTTGAAATCAGCCTTTTTCTTAAACTTGGCTTCAGTGAACTGAGCTGAACCACCAATTTCCCCCCCTATAAATTCAGCTTTATCCTCAAAAGTAACCGGGGGAAGGTATATCTTTAGCTCATTTTTATCCAACCTCGCGATTAATTCAGTGGTTTCATTGTCATATTCTAGGGTTACAGTTTTTTCATCGTTAAGTTTTAGCGAAATAGAATTGTTTTCATTAAATACCATTATGGTCTTACCGTCATCGGTTTTTTCAATATTTGCTGACTTTACCCAGTCAAAGCCAAGATATTGCTTTACCCAGTCAAAGCCAAGATATTGCTTTAGAGATTCTCTAAGTTTCTCTTCATCATCCTTTCCTGGAATTTTATTCCAGCTAAACAAATCATATAATCCAAAGAAAGCATGCCCTTGGATGTGAATACTATTGAAGTTAGCCTTTTTCTTAAACCGGACTCCAACGAACTCAGCACTACCACCGATTTGGGCACTTCCAAAGTCGGCCTCGTCCTCAAAAGTGCTTTTATTAAATTTTATATTTTTAAAAGCAGCTTCGCGAAATGTAGCCTTTTTGAATTTTGTAAGCCGACTGTAAAAAACTCCTGTAGCCGTGATATTAGAAAATTCCGCTCCCCCCAAAAAGGTCGCATGATCCAGAAAGATATCCTTCTCTAAAGTAACCTCCGTAAAGGTAGCATCCGCTTCAAATATCGAGTTCTTTAGGTTTAGAACTCGTTTGAAATCTGCATAAGAACAATCCACGGGACCTTTAAACCTCGTCCGCTGAATTGTGATCTCTCCTTCGACATTTGCCGACTTGAGAATGAAGGGTTCGTTGATAACCGCGTTTTCAATCTCAACGCTCCTCCCACCCTTGATGGCCTTAACGACTTCTTCAGCAGAAATTGTTCTATCCTTTTCATCCGAATCATCTGGAAATTTTAATTCCAGGACAGGGGAGTTGGCTTCTTTTTTCATCTTACCACCCATATGGAAAATTTCCTTTATTTGTTGGCTTGGGTTATTCCGCGATATTTACAATATCCAAGAGGGGTATAAATAATTTACTCCCAGAGTGCCGATTTCCATATCTAAAGAAGTTGTTCTGGATTACTACCGCTTTTACGAGCATGAGTCTAATCTCCTGAAGTCACTCTATACCCCGTCCTTAATGATACACGGCTTGCTATCGTTTTTTGCCTATAAACTTTTCTCACCAGACGAACAGTTCTGCGATGAAATGTATTTCTCCACCACTTCCAAAGCCCTGCCCGACCGAGCAGCCAGAAGCCACTGAATGATCTCTACACCTCAAGGCAGATTCCCTTCCCCGCTCAGCTCATGCTGCCTCTCGATATTCATCTTGATCAATATCTCAAAAATCCTCTTTACCTCCTCCCCATCCAGCCCTCTCTCAGTCGCCGCATTCGCCACCCTGTCCAGGACGATTTTATTCTGCTCCACGTCATTTATCGCCTTCCCCTCGGCTCTCTTTGCCTCAAGCACGTCCTTTGCCAGCGCCGTCCTGTGCTCGATAAGGTTGAGTATCTGGTTATCCAGCTTCTCGATTTTAGCCCGAACTTCTCTCAGCGGCATGTTCTCGCACCAGTATTATTCACCTTGGTTCTTATCACTTTTCCACCCATGCGGCGCCACATAGGCTCAAGTTTATCCAGAAGTTCTGAGCTTCCAAGAGCAGTGTACGCTGGACCTGTGCCGGATAAGCTCACCCCCTCAATACCCGTATCGAGCGCCGCAAACATCGGCTCGGTGCTGAAGCCGAGCGCAGCGCAGTACAGGAATCCGTTCAAGGTCATGGCTTTCTCATAATCCCCGGCAAGCGCTTCGTTATATGCAAGCTCGATCCATTGTCCTATGAGCCTTGAGCGCGCCACGTTCGTACTTGAACTAAAAACTTTCTTCGGAGGCGCAAGGATGAGCACTTCTGAATCGCGCTCCACTCTTGAGATAAGCTCATTTTTTTTGTTGTCGGTGATAACAAAGCCTCCAAGCATGGAGGCACAGGCATCATCAAACGCTCCTGTGATTGTCACTTTTGAATCAAGCGCCGCCTGCACGCCTATAGTTATTGCTTCAAGTGGCTGGAGTTTTTCACCGAGCGCATCGAGGGTTGCGAGCACCGCTGCATTTGCGGCTGCGCTTGAGCTTTTAAGTCCGCTTGCTATGGGTATCTCACTTTTTGTCGAAACCTTTGCGCCGTAGTTTGAGTCGAATCGAAGAAGAGTAAGTTCAACACAGTGCTCGATAAGTTTGGTGTCACCTCCTTCTTCCATGTATCCCTTAATCTTTTTATCATCTGTGAGTATAACTTCAGCTTCGGTACGCAGGTCAATGCCGAAGGCTGCGCCTTTCCATGTGGCGATTGCGTTGATTATTGTGCCTGCGCCGAAAGCACAGGCGTATCCGGATTGCTTCATTTATTCACCTGCCCAATCATATTCCGCAAAACTTTCAATTCCTTTAAAACCTGTTCTTTCTTAAAATCAACTGTATTTTCTTCGCGATCGTATTTACCTAAAAGCCCGTTAACGTAATCAAGTTCTTCAAGTGTGGATTCTAACTCTGGTACGTAAATAGCAAGTTCATCAAGTGGAATCACAGCAGCCGTACCTTTTTCTGTCCTCTGTTCGAGTCTATTGACCGCAATAATGAAATTATACTTTTGAAAGCCAAATGCCCTTGAAATATTTCTAGCAATTCCCTTTATCTGCTGTGCCCGTTTTGCTTTTAGGCTCTGATACTTGGACATGGAATCCTTATATTCGATAAACAGCATTGCATCGTCACTCCATAGAACAGCATCAAACTCCACCTTGTTTGCCATGTTTTTGAACGCATTAACGTTAAAAAGCACAGCGTTACACCACTTGAGATTTAATTTACTGCGCAAAGCCTGCTCTGTTTTCTGAATGTCAGGGCGCAATTTTAGAGTGTAGGGTTCAGCTTTCAGTTCCATCTTCAGCACCTCTAATTTATTATTTCCATTCTCACAGTCGTGAACACAGGTCCTCTTGTATCTATCTTCTTCTTTAATCCAGTAATATACCTCTGCGCAATCGGGTCAATCCTGATATTTATCTCTGACGGCACCTTGATTATTCTCACTCTTGTCTCAGAGCCTTCACCTCTTTGCGCCGCATCCTCTATCTCTCTGGCGCAGCGTGCAGCAAATGCATCTACATACCTGATACCAGTGCTCACACCGTTCTTAAAAGCGTCATCCCATCGCGAAGTTCTGGGCAGTCCAAGGATGTCGTTCTTATAAGAGATTATCTCGTTCATCGCCGCAGGACCGCAGAGCTTGGTATTCTCCTCAGGCTCCACAACCTTCACGCGGATATTCTTGTCAAACAACTGTCCTTCCCACGCAATAAATTCGCAGGGGCTCGGGGTATTTCCGTACTGTTCGCATGTCGTTACGATAGCATCCTGTATCTCCTTCCCTATCTCGGTCGCCGGTGCATCTTCCACATATATCATGGCTGCAATCTCGCTATCCGACATCACCCAATTCGTCTTGTACTGGAACTGGGGATACGAAAGTGCGCGCACATCCATGGAATCGTGCAGTATCATCGCCAGCCGCTCAACTCCCATGCCGAGATTCATCACAGGGTAAGGGATGTTGTACTGCGAGAGCGCAGAGGGCGAGTATATTCCAAAGGTAGCAACTTCCACCCAGCCGTCGCTGTATTTTGTCTTCGAACCAACAAGTTTAGGATGGAATGCAAAAACCTCGGTCTGGGTATCTGGAACATAGTATTTGCTGCGCTTTTCATCGGGTCTGAAGGTGAAATTCGAAAACCCGAATTGCGATAGAAGCCCTGCAGCCACGGCTTTCCCGTCATCCACGCTCACGTTTTCATCCATTATCACGCATGAGGCGGAATAGTAAGCCATGAGGCGTGTGGCATCCTCTGCCTGCTCGCGCCGGAAGCACCTGTCCACAGAGAAAAGTTTTATTGGCGTCTTTCGATAATCGCGCAGCTCTCCAAGGCTTATGAACCAGCCCGAGGTCATGTGGCTCCGAAGCGTATTCAGGGAACATACAGGAACCAGTGATTTGAATTCAGGGAATACACGGTCTATCATCACAGCCACTTTGGAATCCGAGACTTTCAATTGCGAAGCAATCTCAGGCACCAGGTCATCCCCTTCTATCTCGCCTTTCTTGTAGGAATGAAGTATCTGCCTTATCTTTTCCACTCCTTCATCGCTTATTTCCCCAAGGATGCTTTTTATCTCTTCTATCCTCTCATCCGAAATCCCCACGTTCGGCCTTGGAAGACCTCCGATGTAGAAGCAGCGATCAAGCACAGCAAGCGCTTCGTATCCGAATTGTTTGTGTATTTCCCTGTCCTCCACGATTATGGGGTTCAGGAACTCTTCAAAACCTAATCTCATATATGCTTCACGCAGGCGCTGGATGGTATGGAAGACTGGATGGGGTTTGCCGTAGTTTAAGTGGTAACGCGGGTATTTCTCATTTATGCCCGGCATTGAAACGTATTTTTTTCCTTCGTTCCACGCAGCGTCAAAATCTTTCTTCGCCGCTTCTTTAATTTCTTCAGGTTCGAATTTCATTGCTCACTTTTCTCCGATAACTGGATTTATGAACCCGCCCCTCATCATCTGGTCAACCAGCACAAGCGCAACCATGGCTTCCGCTACAGGAACTATACGGGGCGGGATGGATGGGTCATGGCGCCCGATGATTTTTATTTTTGTCTCTTCCATACTGCTCATATCAATGGTACTCTGCTCCTTTGAAATCGAAGGTGTGGGTTTCACGGCAATCCTGCATACGATAGGCTGCCCGTTGCTTATGCCTCCAAGAATCCCGCCTGCGTTATTGGTAAGCGCCGTTATCTTTCCATCCTTAACAGCAATGGGGTCGTTCATCCGGCTCCCCTTCATAAGCGCGCATTTAAACCCTGCCCCTATCTCAACGCCTTTTACTGCACCGATGCTCATCAATGCCTTCGCCAGTTCTGCACTCAGCTTATCGAATACAGGCTCGCCCACGCCGGCAGGTACACCGAGGCTGAGTACTTCAACAATTCCACCCACACTATCGCCTTCGCTTCTTGCGGCGTGAATCATAGCCTGCATTTCCACAGCCGCTTCTATATCAGCGCATCTCACAGGGTTTTTTTCCGTATTTTCGCGGATTTCTTCGAAATTCGACGATTTTGCACGAATACC contains the following coding sequences:
- the sepS gene encoding O-phosphoserine--tRNA ligase; its protein translation is MKFEPEEIKEAAKKDFDAAWNEGKKYVSMPGINEKYPRYHLNYGKPHPVFHTIQRLREAYMRLGFEEFLNPIIVEDREIHKQFGYEALAVLDRCFYIGGLPRPNVGISDERIEEIKSILGEISDEGVEKIRQILHSYKKGEIEGDDLVPEIASQLKVSDSKVAVMIDRVFPEFKSLVPVCSLNTLRSHMTSGWFISLGELRDYRKTPIKLFSVDRCFRREQAEDATRLMAYYSASCVIMDENVSVDDGKAVAAGLLSQFGFSNFTFRPDEKRSKYYVPDTQTEVFAFHPKLVGSKTKYSDGWVEVATFGIYSPSALSQYNIPYPVMNLGMGVERLAMILHDSMDVRALSYPQFQYKTNWVMSDSEIAAMIYVEDAPATEIGKEIQDAIVTTCEQYGNTPSPCEFIAWEGQLFDKNIRVKVVEPEENTKLCGPAAMNEIISYKNDILGLPRTSRWDDAFKNGVSTGIRYVDAFAARCAREIEDAAQRGEGSETRVRIIKVPSEINIRIDPIAQRYITGLKKKIDTRGPVFTTVRMEIIN
- the aroC gene encoding chorismate synthase, with amino-acid sequence MSGNTFGALFRITTWGESHGIGVGVVIDGCPGGLSLDESDIQKELNRRRPGQSEITTSRKEEDRAELLSGVFSGKTTGAPISIMIKNKDVDSSKYEALRNTPRPGHADLTYESKYGLRDWRGGGRSSARETIGRVAAGAVAKKILTLHGIEILGHVVELGGIRAKSSNFEEIRENTEKNPVRCADIEAAVEMQAMIHAARSEGDSVGGIVEVLSLGVPAGVGEPVFDKLSAELAKALMSIGAVKGVEIGAGFKCALMKGSRMNDPIAVKDGKITALTNNAGGILGGISNGQPIVCRIAVKPTPSISKEQSTIDMSSMEETKIKIIGRHDPSIPPRIVPVAEAMVALVLVDQMMRGGFINPVIGEK